The stretch of DNA tctgtcagggctttcgcacctgcgatgcacgTGTCTGCATCTGCgctttcgcagatgcgaaggcctCCCTCGCTTCGGCAATCcctcgtccgcatctgcggtcccgcataTGCGGTATTTTCCTTCACATCTGCGGCCACTGCTCTACTCTCCCTTTTTCGCTTTTGCGCTCCCAcgctcgcttctgcgatctcgcacctgcgagccaaattcCGCAGGTTCGATTGTATCAGTAGGGAGCagcaagtttcaattgttctaagtccaaatttgatccgttaaccatccggaatacgcccgagcccctcgggacctcaaccaaatataccaacaagtcctaatacatcatacgaacttagtcgagtctttaaatcacgtccaacaacactaaaaatacgaatcacacatagattcaaacctaatgaactttgaaactttcaattccTACAAACGACGtaggaacctatcaaatcaagtcggattgacctcaatttttgcacgcaagttataaatgacataacggagctataaaaattttcggaactggattccgaccccgatatcaaaagtcaactccccggtcaaacttccaaacttaaattcctattttagccatttcaagcctagtttaactacggatttccaaataaaattccgaacacgttcctaagtccaaaatcaccatacggagctgttggaatcatcaaaattctattccggggtcattttttaaaaatattgaccgaagtcaaacttagtattttaaggccaacttaaggaaccaagtgttccaatttcaacccgaacactttcaaattccgaaccaaccatccccgcatgtcataaatttataaaagcatatacggggagttttatttaggtaaacgaggttctaaaagtcaaaatgatcggttgggtcattacatctaAGGGCAATTTTGAATAGTTTGTTAACGGTAGGGGTAGATCTGGACGAAAAGTATAACGAGGGACAAATATAAACTATATACCATAGTAGAGGGACAAATCCGGACCTTTTCCCTTCTGAAAATGGTCTATTGCAGTGAGCTTACTTCAGCACATAATTTGCAATGTATTAGGAGTCCGTTACTGAACGCATGAATTCGAAATTGAGATCAAGAAACTTCTCAAGCCTTTGCATTTGGTATTCGACTTGATTTTTGAAAATTATCTCATGGTTGTCCTTTGTATCTAACAATTACttggggtgtcaatggttcggttcggccggttattttataaaattggtaccataccaattttttgattattctattatgtataaccaaaattagacttttcgaaaccgtcccaatcatgtcggtttctaatcggtatcggtacggtacggttaattttcggtatttttttaaatatcatgtaaaattcacCAGTAGAAGTAGAACGCAATAATATACATTCTTTTATGGGATTTAGCAAATCTGTCTAAACATTTTTATTGTCTAAAGGGTGATGAATTGAAAAaatgaaagatggctagagtatagatccatcaactattctataaCAACGTAAAATAAACCAAGCAaaggcaaagaaaatataaatcacacgagtggaaagataaTAACCAAActgagactcaagaataaagtatatagaaaattaaatattcaaaaagataaatctaaattatatgaatgggaaacatattcaatacattgtagtttgatACTCATTATCGCTAGAATACTTTATGTCTTGCTAataaagatacttgaaataacttagATTAAGTAgatgtagcataataggttttaggaattagtattttgagtttaattacttgttggcctGTAATAGTTTGCATAATTCCAAGGTCCAAAGAAAActttaatgcattattatttttaaacttactagataaatatatttttcacatgtaaaatttattcgatatGGTTCTgtatttttcggtttatttttataaaataaaaaacctaccctaattatcggtgcggttataaatttatataaaaatctacgatttcttaaaaaaaaacctaaaaatcgatTCGATGCGGTACGGTTCGGTTCGGTCGGTTTAATCGGTTTTCGAataaccattgacacccctaacaATTACCATGCCCTAGCTACAACAAGTCAAAGTTCTACTAAGAACTTCCTCTGCTAATAATCCTAATTAAGTACTAAGAGTAATATCACATATCTAAGAACTTATGTTTTGAATCAGTAACCATATATTTAGGAGCTTCAATAATTGTTAAGATATTTATATGTGTGGTcctttattatttaaaattaaatgttGGAAACAAATCCATCAAACACCATTACAGTAAATAAGGCCTCCAGGAAATAATTGAATTGGTCAAGATTGCATACGCGCTCGTTTATGAGAAAGAATTGGAGAATCGCCTATTTTCAAGGAATTTGGATCCCCTGCCCAACTATTGTGGCACTATATAAGGCAACAAAAACAAGATAGGAAAAAAGATatcttataaaaaaataaaaaataaggacAGTTGTGATCCCCTACTTAATTTCCTTCCCCTAATACGCAAACACAACTCCTTCATCTTTCATCAACCTAGTTCTTTTTAAAAGGCTATCATATACTTTCGAGCCAGTTAGTGGATTCAGAAATACATATGGGCACCAAGTTAAGATTAAGAGACTGGGCAGGGCTTTCGGAACTGATACTTGACTTGATTTTTAAAAAGTTGCTTTCCTTCTCTGATTGCTTACGCTTTAGCGCAGTGTGCAAGCCATGGTTTTCCTTCGTATCCAACAATTTTGACGCCCTAAAACAACGTGTCAAATCAAGTTCCCTCGAAGAACTTCCTATGCTAATGATCTGTACGGATCGAAACGATGTtgttactactactactacaagCTTATACAGTGCGACGAAAGGTAAAATAATCCATGACCTAATAATACCATTGGGTCAGCTTTGGAAATACTGTGGTTCTTCTCATGGTTGGTTGGCTTTTCAACATAAAGAGTCCCTTACTATCAAAGTTTTCAATCCTTTCTCCTGTGAGACAATTCATTTTCCTCATCTTCAATATATTGTTCGTAAAATTATTATATCCAAGAATCCTTCAAGGAATCCACATGATTTTGAGGTTGTGGCAACGATTAAGGTATGGAACCGGCTTCATGAGTTGGCTATCCTAAAACCCGATAGTGGAACCTGGATTTTCACTCGTTATAGTAATATATTTGCAGGTGCTATTTATGGCATGATATACTACAACGAGACATACTATGCTGTGACATATGGAGGTAGGGTTTTATCTATAGACAACACTACTTTGAATTTAAAGGAGATTTTTGAACCACCGTCAATTATGAATTCTTTTCCTTTCATAAAATTTTATCTCGTAAAGACTACAACTAACGAGCTGCTACGGGTTCAAGTATCTATTCCAAGAGATAAGTCATCAAGTGTCGAGATTTCCAAGTTGGTTGTCAGCcaaacgacccaaaaatccatGTTTTCGAAGTTGGACAATTTGGGAGATGAAGCCTTGTTCTTGTGTGACTATGGTTCAGTGTCTATTTCGACTTCCAAATTTTCGAGATTTATACCTAATTCTGTGTACTATGCGGACAATGATTTACGGCTTGAGTTGCCAGGGAATCAATTCATATTGGACATTATTCACCTTCAAAATGGCAGCTTCCGCACTCATTTTTCTTTCAAGTAGTCAATCAATGGCAACATCCTGCAGCAACCAGAGTTATGGATAATTCCTACCCCAATATTTAGACATGGTATTCATCCACATATAAATTAGCTGCAAGAAAATTGTACTGCACTTTAAGGGTTGCACAAGCTACACAGATTTATCTGATACTTGTGCTGGTGAAAAGTAACAATTATTCGGTGAATAGTTGAGGTGCAGCAAAAAAAAGTTGCAATGCATTTTTCATTAATATGTTTGTTATAGTTTCAAATGCATGATAACTTAATAGTATATTTTTCGACATAATGTAACTACCTAATGTTTATACTTTGTGGTCTTTAAGTCCTCCTGGTAGTTTTAGACACTAATTAAAAGCGAAATTCTTTTCCAGTTAGagatttaatgaattattaaaagttgtagcccaCGTGTTTTTATGTGGTCGTGTGTCCTTTTTCTGTTGTTTAGGGTTTTAATAGTTTTATTTAGTACTTTTGGAAACAAATTCCTTATGTGGTTAAACTTCGCAAAGGAAAGTTTTATAGAAGGAAAATGATTCTATGGTAGTACAATCGCACACAATTGTATCACATTTTTTTACGATAAGAATCTCTTAATTAGTACAACTCTCTCTCGATATCTCTTGTTCGCTTTTATTTTTTAGTGAGCGTATATCCATTCTCGATAAGTAAATCCTTTATAAATCTCACATAAATAGTGTAGTAAAATTATATTTTCTCtggtccactttaattgattttttgatcttttttgtggtccataatatttgattttttcagatatcaagaacTAGTTAACTTCTTTTTTCCAAAGTTGCTCTTGGAGTAAAGAGCCAaagagtatttgttatattttcaatgaacagATTAACGTTAATATGTTCAATCTCattattaattaatgctaaaaggtgaattccttaatatgtgtgaaaacagtcaaaaatcaattaaagtcgACCAGAGGAAGTATTTGAActataaaataaaagtttaaacttttaaaattGATGGATGTGATCCAATATAGATAActcaataaataaagaaaatttGTCTCATAGAATTCCTGAATCATCATTccatatatatattcaattaaaCTCATTGCCAACTCTATAATTTTATTACCTAATTTCACAAGCTATTATATTTCTTTTCAGTTTTAGTAAGAACCCATAGCATTTGAAGATTTAagtgcttttaaaaaaaaaaattgaaaagctATTTTGAAGTTCAacctttttttgtgtgtgtggtaATTTTCAAGTTCATTCTAATAGACACAAACATGTTCAAATAAGATtttcaaatcttaaatattaagaaAATTATTAAAGGATAACTTTGTGTAGTgtgaattttattttcaaaagaaATCTGTACACAAATAATTGGATGGATTTGCTATTACTTTTCCTATCcgatatacatatatttttagtttaagcggttgGATGGAAGGCTATTTAGATTAGCTCTTCATTTTTAAAGTTAAAAGCCTATCAACATTAAATTTAGCTAACATCTTGAGGGACATACTTTTATTACAATTATTCAAAGATTTGTCTATAGCATGAATAAAAAATCGAAATTTATTTGTTTGAAATTTGGAAGTAAAGGTTGGTCCTACAACTCCTAGAAAATAAAATGGATAATTGAAAATTTAGAGCCTAAAAATTACTGTGTTGAACCAATATTATACTACAAATTAGACGATATATAAAGAATTACAATTAGCAGTCAAAGGATTAAAGAACtgaaaaggcaaaaaaaaaaaaaacaaaaaaaaaaagaaccacGTTTaataaaaatagaagaattaacccaaatagccgttcacctaaccgcttaaactaaaaataaccgattgaggtataatatatgcatagtttatgtattatatatatatatataataattgtgtacgtggaggtataatatatgcataatttatgtattatatatgtataattatgcATAATTAATATATAAACTATGTAATgaatagaaaaagtaaacaatgaatatggccggctatttgtgtaaagatcccataAAAAACCTAACAAATTGATGAGAACTTTAAAGTTATCAAAGTAacgataaaaatattatttgactaCATATTAAGAAAATAATCACGTAAATATTAGTTGAACTGAGAAATCTTGTATGCCAAGAGTTTCATATATAATATACTAACTTTTAACATGCTTAATATCCCACATTCTAAATagctaacttaaaattttcaattgtaATATATTTTACTTCACACAATTATTCAAATAAAGAAAAGATTTATATTAGTAAAACTTTActcaattttaaatttttaaatattaggaGTTTCTATATTGTTCAAATAAGGAATAATTTAATAACcctaattttagttgacttcaaacTCTTaaattttaggaaaataatttaatgATCATTTTGTCTAGtttgaaatcaaaatttaaagggtaaaaaagtcGAACAACATTTCACTATTCGTCATGTCTAATGTATTTTTACACTTCTAAATCTATTCTCAtactttactttattattgcggtCTCTACTTTTCCTTTTCTCAGTAAACACAAATTCTTCTTTAATCTACCAATTTCTTTGAATAAGGCTATCACCCATGGATACCACCAAGTCAAGATCAAGAGACTGGGCAAGTCTTCCGGATTTGATACTCGACTTAATTTCCCAAAAGTTTTCTTCTATCTCTGATTGCTTATACTTTGGCGTTGTGTGTAAGCCATGGTTTTCTTTCGTATCCAACAATTATGTTGCGACGACCTaacttgtcgttttaaaaattaacgtctcgttcagtgacttaaggtctcgagtagcttcgcaatatgtattatgactcgcgggtgtggtcgagtttgaattactgaagattcagaattaaattaaaagaacaatccttatttagaagcttaaatggaaagagttgacctgagagttgacttttgagcaagcgactccggaatagaattttaatgatgtcagtagctccgtatggtgattatggacttagggacgtgtccgaaaaattatttgaaggtctgtagaggaattaggcttgaaatggcgaaagatgaatttttgggaagtttgaccggggttgactttttgatatcggggtcggaatccagttctaaaattttttatagctctgttatgtcatttatgatttgtgtacaaaatttgaggtcaatcggaattgatttgatacatttcggcacaaaatatagaagttggaagatttgaaaactcataatccgattcgatgcgcgattcgtaattccggcattgtttggcgtgatttgaagcctcaactaaatttgtattgtattttgggatatgttggtatatttggttaaggtcccgagggcctcgggtggatttcagaaggtaaacggaatggatttcagaCAAAGAGGGTTGAAGAAATTTTTTGTTGCAGAGTTGTTCGCCAGAAATTAATGCGTAAagccaattttggaagcttatatctcgcaatctataaggaatctaaaAATTTTTAAAATGTCAAAGTTGTAGGCcttgattatagtttccagaatgttaaatcattcatcatttggacatttttaaagaaagttatgatggattgaatgaatgCTGGTAGGGCAGTTTCGTCAGAAATTTATGATGCATAGAGCCgattttagaagcttatatctcacaattcataagaaattagaaaattatcaaaacatgaaagttgtagtcctttgattctagtttccagaaagttaaaccattcatcatttggacatttgtacataaagttatgattgattgaatgaaggctggtgtggacttttagtgacagaaaatggacttttagtgacggatgagcagaaacttaaggaccaaaaattgtcatttccttcatttcgttttgaatttttggagcacggttcttgggcgatttttgagtgattttcacgggaaaacattgggattCGAGcaatccggaggtcaattcaaacaagaaggcaattttggaatatcagcataacttcaaaaaggtaagtgtcttgcctaacctcgagtgggggaattaccccttaggcatcgagtcttatgtgtcatttgtgaaatgtgaaaagccgtgtacgcgaggtgacgagtacgtactcgagcttatatgtgcaaattttattggattaaagtcttaggcattattgtgtagtaaattgaataattattggtatttattaaatcatctaattgtcatgcctaaatccttgttattgaatttatttttatatgacaatttgatgtgattgttacttgaaactgtatgtaatttcgtgagtattgctggtttgatatttcttggaatttaatttcattatgaatttttcctatgcaaatatttaattaagcaagtttaaaaagaagtgttaatataattatctaaatttggactaatgaaggtgttgccctatgctgattattttctatctctgttgattatttttgaggttttatatacattgtgtggggccttgggctatttgttatgaaattaattaatttgattatatttttggaattgtttgtggtcattgggcaaattgtgatatgaattgatatttttatgttgccgtgataatttcccgtgtaaattattgtgttgtgtgagttattattttgaggacataagggtagcatttcatcgttgatattatgtaggtataagggtggcattttactgttgttgtgtttgttagaatattatctgggcggagcgataagggtggctataggagggataagggtggcaatatgagcgataagggtggctattgatattgtctgggcggaggaataagggaggctattataggagtgataagggtgtctataggagagataagggtggctattgtcatggacgatatgtgatgatgtggtgttgtggtgttgatgattttcatgtgatttttttgtgtttatttttataccttgtgcaatttgtcttgttgttagtaaattgataacaatctgatttatgttaaaattgagagcctgtggatATTGCTAGgcgaattataaaataaaatatgggcacgaggtgccgtgagtaaataatgagaatattggcacgtgaattgttcgtgcagttgtggtatgaaatgagggcacgaggtgctgtgattaaatgataatgatacttggcacgtgaattgttcgtgcagttatgatatgaaataagggcacgaagtgccggggaaatatgatgatttaattatgggcacgaagtgtcgtggagatatgaaaaatgggccgagacccgtgtttacgaaaaatataaaaatgggctgagacatgtatttttatgattatgaaatgaggtgtcacatggtgactttttaattgaagaattacattcaaaatatttattaggaaggatttttatttagaaagtattatatgaaagaattgtatttgaaagatatttatttgaggaaattatatttgaagagatttattgaaagaattatatttgaaagataattatttgagaaaattatatttgaaagagagttatttggaaaaattatatgtgaaagatatttatttgaagagtttgttttaattgggtgtacttgtatttattatttgttgagcgatattaatggtatttttTTGTCTTGTTGTACATATCAATGGTTGTTTTAtattgcccttattattatttgttcctattattttgtatattatattgcacaggttattagactagtgagtgtcttgactgtatctcgtctctactccattgaggttagtcttgatacttactaggtaccgaccatggtgtactcatactacacttccgcacatttttgtgcagagtcgggtattggagatatcggattcggacagagttagagtgggatcgcaaagattcaaggtagagttgtttggtcgTCGTAGTTCCTTGgaatctttccattttattgtactgttatttattattcaaacaatattgagtattcgatccttgagatcatttcatgtattcagttagagttcgtgactcagtactaccagtcttgggaggttgttatatttgtaattatttccgttgttagtttctattttttttttaaaatggcttgaattgtaattaaaatcggcttacttagtcttagagactaaatgtcatcacgacgcatgtggtgggattttgggtcgtgacaagctggtatcagagctctaggttcataggttctacgagtcacgaacgagtctaatggatcagtacggagatgtttgtacttatcttcgagaggctacagaactgttaggaaattttcgcttctttcattccttattgagcgacatttattcagcttgaagcatatatcttatgttcttttgtatccactcatgtatgaaattgcgcacttgATATCAACTATGCACCAACAGTTCttgatactacagaggggttataagggagccaggtttctcaaccattgttaccacaTGTCGTTCAGATAGAGGATATGGAAGTTTAATTTGTTGCCTAATCGTCataatcgtggtagggtcacgaggtggatgtagatctgaagatagttggtggcaTTAAAGattatgtagttcgtatgggatttccatTTAGTGAAAGGTACATACTAGAAGTCAAGGCACTCGAGGAAGCATTTTTTGTCTGTCACGGGGATGACATGCGCCTAATAAATGGCTTGATATGTTTTATGACTGGTGACGTACGAGCGGTGAAGTTTAGTATTGTGAATCATCGgactgtgtcctatggcttcgcgccaagtgaggggagtccactatcaacgattaGATTGCGAgctcatgtgttatattagttttggccggagatgtatttatgtggtattgaaaggttctccgaaatttGTATATGACTAAGatgtgagatttgtatgggatgatgttggggcttgcggtattcctgcgtccttaataattctacatttcagtatcagcgggGTCATAATATTCGGGGTGCTACAGCAAgttcttttagtgcaccaccgacacagggttcctataatggttattctagctatctggcacagactcagtatgagcatccAAACCTGCAAAGaggttgttatcagtgtggtgatactaggcacatcatgagagattgtcctagacttgggagaggcagatttcatcagaat from Nicotiana tomentosiformis chromosome 11, ASM39032v3, whole genome shotgun sequence encodes:
- the LOC104105618 gene encoding uncharacterized protein; this encodes MGTKLRLRDWAGLSELILDLIFKKLLSFSDCLRFSAVCKPWFSFVSNNFDALKQRVKSSSLEELPMLMICTDRNDVVTTTTTSLYSATKGKIIHDLIIPLGQLWKYCGSSHGWLAFQHKESLTIKVFNPFSCETIHFPHLQYIVRKIIISKNPSRNPHDFEVVATIKVWNRLHELAILKPDSGTWIFTRYSNIFAGAIYGMIYYNETYYAVTYGGRVLSIDNTTLNLKEIFEPPSIMNSFPFIKFYLVKTTTNELLRVQVSIPRDKSSSVEISKLVVSQTTQKSMFSKLDNLGDEALFLCDYGSVSISTSKFSRFIPNSVYYADNDLRLELPGNQFILDIIHLQNGSFRTHFSFK